Within Rhipicephalus microplus isolate Deutch F79 chromosome 9, USDA_Rmic, whole genome shotgun sequence, the genomic segment TGCCTGGGCatcttaacgtgcaccaaaatctcaaCGCAGAGAAGGCAACACAACATAATACCTTGAGACAAAAAATTTTCCTTTTGCCGACATGTGGAAATAAAAACATTGGCTGCTTTATTGTGAACCAAACATACACAGGCTGATTTCGTGCAAGAATTTTTTCAGATTCACTTTTTTCACTAGACTTCGCATTGCCACAGCACAAGTTGTGGAGACCACAATAAGGAAATGAAAAATCTCGTGCATCATATTTTGGGTAAAGATAAAAGATTGCATGCTATACCTATTATTATTAGACTCCCATCCAAGGTTTTTTAAGCAGTGTTTAATGAATCTTAGTACATACTTGCAGCATCCAGTTGCTTGTATTCATACAGAACTTAGTGAGCCCTTAAAAGTTTTGGATACGTCTAAGAGAATATAGATATTGTACGTGAGCTCACACTCGCTCGATTTATTCTTGAATAATTTAAAATCTCGCCGATGAAAGTTCAGAAAAACACCATTTTTCAGGCATAGTGATGCTTTGTAACGCATCAGTTTAAGTGATATTGCAGGAAGAGACGCAAACACAACGTAGCAGTTTTCTTAACCACATGCTACAGAGTCACAAGGGACATGTACTTTTGTgttcctgcacttttttttttttgaaatagagAAATACTCCGCACGCAGCGAGTGCGCCTTTCAAGCCATTCAAGGTGGACAGCTCCACATGTTTTAACATGTGATACACAGTGATACACAGAAGTGCTACGGcctcaaaaaaagcaaaaaaggcaaCGAAACATgcctaaaggggggggggggagaaaagctATGATTGTGGGCCACATTGCAATGCTGCGAATTAAATTCTTATCTCATCCAAATAAGTTATAATGTACATGCTAGCACCACTCAACCCCTTTGTGAGCATTTTTTTGGACTAGATTACTTAAAATTTAGTCTGTGGTAACCAAAAGCATGTCATGACTGGACACAACCACATCTTCTGCCATTGAGCTGCACATGGACAAAACAAAACCAGTTTATAGTCAATCTTTGCAAGATTTGTTACAATGAGAGTCAACTTGAGGTAGGTTAACAAACACAACACAGTATATGAACAATAAGGAAGGATTACAAATGAGCGAAGAAATAATAATAGAGCTTGACAAAGTACTGCTGTGAATCCAGGTTCGGGAGCCTTTTGGTAGCGTGAATGGTGTCCGGAGAtgaccaggaaaaaaaaacgcacaagtATTTACACGGTGAGTACAAGTTTGGTGGTTACGTCTTTGTACGAATCACACAGTGAGCAACAACTTAACAGCGCACAACATTGCCTTCTTGCTCAAGGCTTTTTGTTCGCGCACGTGGCGCCCCTGAGTGCTCAAGTCACACAGCTGCAGATTACCAGTTTCACGGTCCGTGCTGTCATCTCCCTTTTGATCCTGCAGTCATCCTCCATTTGTGGGCTCGTTTCCTGGCCGGAGCAGCCGCTTTTCGGACTGAGGCGGAAAGTGAAATTGCCTGCGTGTttgagatttcagtgcacgttaaagacccccaggtgatCAGAAttactccggagccctccactacggcgcgcttcatcgcctgtgTAGCGTCGGCACGTTACACCTCACAACCAGTCAATCATCAGTCGTCGGTGCATTAAAACGTGCCAAGTGCTGTGTGTTCTTTTAGATGTGGAGCGTAACTGCGAATGCATCTTAGGCTTGGGCTCTGTCCCTCCATAGTCCGTCGTCTGCACGCCACCTGCGCATGCGGCCAGGAAGACGCCGGCAACACTGTCGCTCCAGGAGCCATCTCATGGTCGGGGCTCGTGCCAGCCCAGGAGGACACCAGCAACACTGTCGCTTCAGAGCTTTTAAAGTGGAAGCGAGCTCGTCTCGTGAAAGCAAGTGcgtgcgctgaaaaaaaaaaaaaactcttgcactTCATTGgtgcattgcaaaaatatataCTTTGTGGTAAGTCGCAAAGTGCTGTTCAGATGGAGCCCCGTTACGCTCCGCATTTTTCGCAGGAATCCCCTCGTCGGAAAGGGCGTAATTTTTTAGCTTGCCACATCTAAGGCTCTTGTTGCGGTTTGCCACTTGACTGTTGAATGAGAGAAGACTGGAAGTTGCTCAGGATTGCCGTCACAGTCCAAATTTGGTTAATCAGTGGAGCCAAGGTTAACGGTATGGGTCTATCAAAAATGTGGAATGCCTTTATCCGCTGTATCCGCCGCTCCACGTGTATCCGCAAAGCAGCAATCTCCTTTGTAGATTTCACTTCCTCAGGTGAGAATGTGCCACCCTTCAGGAACGGCGGCAGGTTCAATTTCACTCCATTCTTTTCCAAGAGATCTTCGATGCGAAAGCCCTTATCTGCCATAACAGCATCTTCGTCGTCAAACTTCAAGTCTAAAAAAACACTCCTGATCACACACTCCCTGTCTGAGCTGGATCCTGTGAAAAGCTCTGACACAAAGGCGACAAGGCCATTAGGCAGGACGCCGATGAGTCCCTTGAATGTGTTGCTCGACTTGTATGGGGAGTACGTTGTAGACTGTAGGGACAAGGATGATGGCACCTCGCACTGTATTTCCGTGGCATCCAGGATTACTCGAGTCGATGAATACTTTTCCTTAAACTCGGGTGGCATTGTAGCATCTACAATTCTTCTAGGAGCCCACAGAGGTAACAGGCCTAGTTTGGCATACAGGAAGTTAATCCACGATGTGCATATTCGGGACACAGTTGACTGGGCAATGCAGAACCTGTGAGCCAAATCATCTTCAAACAGGCCGAGGCGCAGTCGGACTAGCACCAAAAACAGCTCACTTTCCGTGCTTAGTTTTCTCTTCCGCCCTCGCGATGATCTGGGTTCACTGCTTTCTGCACGTTCTGAACGTAGAACGTTGCACCCATCATCACCGGGGTTCAAGTAGACCAGAAGTTTCTTGAAATGGTTGTAGCTTGGCAGCCCAGTGTAAAATAGCATGTCTTCGTCGCAGTCCTTGAACCGTTCCACTGTGAAGGGAGCCGTTCGTtctctttcagcagcaagttggcAACTCAAGGACGCCTTTTCGAAGCCCAGTTGCCCGATGATTCCTTTTGCAGCAACAAGCTGCTCCTTGATTTGGCAAAGCTTGTCTCGGAGCCgcgcgatttcgttgtttttctgttttatcgTTTTGGCCAAACGTGCATTTTCACCTTCAAGTGAGCTGTTGAGCCTAGTGGGTTCCTCTAGACCTACCGGTGCTGCCTTCACTTCATCTGGGCTATGCATAAGCTCATCGCCTAGC encodes:
- the LOC119164629 gene encoding uncharacterized protein LOC119164629, with amino-acid sequence MIYKKWIVAIKRDEGPEFQVGKSTKVCSKHFRSSDFIPSVGNGRSLFRDSAVPSVFAFSKEKKERKPTKPRASPQVRSQNPVLGPGVLGDELMHSPDEVKAAPVGLEEPTRLNSSLEGENARLAKTIKQKNNEIARLRDKLCQIKEQLVAAKGIIGQLGFEKASLSCQLAAERERTAPFTVERFKDCDEDMLFYTGLPSYNHFKKLLVYLNPGDDGCNVLRSERAESSEPRSSRGRKRKLSTESELFLVLVRLRLGLFEDDLAHRFCIAQSTVSRICTSWINFLYAKLGLLPLWAPRRIVDATMPPEFKEKYSSTRVILDATEIQCEVPSSLSLQSTTYSPYKSSNTFKGLIGVLPNGLVAFVSELFTGSSSDRECVIRSVFLDLKFDDEDAVMADKGFRIEDLLEKNGVKLNLPPFLKGGTFSPEEVKSTKEIAALRIHVERRIQRIKAFHIFDRPIPLTLAPLINQIWTVTAILSNFQSSLIQQSSGKPQQEP